One Paraburkholderia dioscoreae DNA segment encodes these proteins:
- a CDS encoding ABC transporter permease has protein sequence MFDRLQVMLMKEFLELKRDPWAIFRLVVPLLLQVIIYGYAATFTVNHVSLAVLDLDHSQASRNLVSHFTATGKFDVVDNATTAGDITHDIDSDKATMALVIHAGFAQYLGNGQTAPLQVVVDGTNSNTALIALGYVSQIVAQFQKDQMADQWSTFTGSSPPAVDVTLRERPWYNDAIDDRWFFIPGVVGTLTLMQVVSLTAFAVVREREIGTLEQIMVSPIKPVEFILGKTVPFFLIGLGDVALVTAVGIGWFRVPFVGNPFVMLVGASLFLLAALGLGLLLSTFSRTQQQAFALNFFLINPLFILSGFAFPIAAMPKVLQWITLINPLRYFLVVLRSVFLKGTGFAVLWPQLAAMAALGGIMLTLSVLRFRKSLD, from the coding sequence ATGTTCGACCGTCTGCAGGTCATGTTGATGAAGGAGTTCCTCGAACTCAAGCGCGACCCGTGGGCGATATTCCGGCTGGTCGTGCCGCTCCTGCTGCAGGTGATCATCTACGGCTACGCCGCGACTTTCACCGTCAACCACGTGAGCCTCGCCGTACTCGATCTGGACCATAGCCAGGCGAGCCGCAACCTCGTCTCGCATTTCACCGCGACGGGCAAGTTCGACGTTGTCGATAACGCCACGACGGCGGGCGATATCACGCACGACATCGATAGCGACAAGGCGACGATGGCGCTCGTCATTCATGCGGGATTCGCGCAGTATCTCGGCAACGGCCAGACCGCGCCGCTGCAGGTCGTCGTGGACGGCACCAACTCCAACACGGCGCTGATCGCGCTCGGCTACGTCAGCCAGATCGTCGCGCAATTCCAGAAGGACCAGATGGCCGACCAGTGGTCCACTTTCACGGGTTCCTCGCCGCCCGCCGTTGACGTTACGCTGCGTGAGCGCCCCTGGTACAACGATGCTATCGACGACCGCTGGTTCTTCATTCCAGGCGTGGTCGGCACGCTTACGCTGATGCAGGTGGTCAGCCTCACCGCGTTTGCCGTGGTTCGCGAACGCGAGATCGGCACGCTGGAGCAGATCATGGTCAGCCCGATCAAGCCGGTCGAATTCATTCTCGGCAAGACCGTGCCGTTCTTCCTGATCGGCCTCGGCGACGTTGCTCTCGTGACCGCGGTCGGCATAGGGTGGTTTCGCGTTCCGTTCGTCGGCAATCCGTTCGTCATGCTGGTCGGTGCGTCGCTTTTTCTGCTCGCCGCACTCGGCCTGGGTTTGCTGCTGTCCACCTTCTCGCGCACGCAGCAACAGGCGTTCGCGCTCAATTTCTTTCTGATCAATCCGCTCTTCATTCTGTCGGGCTTTGCGTTCCCTATCGCCGCGATGCCCAAAGTGTTGCAGTGGATTACGCTTATCAACCCGTTGCGCTACTTTCTGGTCGTACTGCGCTCGGTATTCCTGAAGGGCACCGGCTTTGCGGTGCTATGGCCGCAACTCGCGGCAATGGCGGCGCTCGGCGGGATCATGCTGACGCTGAGCGTCCTGCGTTTTCGCAAATCGCTCGACTGA
- the cydP gene encoding cytochrome oxidase putative small subunit CydP: MTITLNDRNRPRPALRARLAGWLHGPTFTRDIVIVLAIKFALLMVLKYTFFNHPQAEHMSLPPEQVAQALLSVPAPHPSQGDQHAR, translated from the coding sequence ATGACCATCACGCTGAACGACAGGAACCGACCTCGCCCCGCCCTGCGCGCGCGACTTGCCGGCTGGCTGCACGGACCGACTTTCACGCGGGATATCGTCATCGTCCTCGCCATCAAGTTCGCATTGCTGATGGTGCTCAAGTACACCTTCTTCAATCATCCGCAGGCAGAGCACATGTCGCTCCCGCCTGAGCAAGTCGCGCAGGCGCTGCTGTCCGTGCCTGCCCCGCATCCGTCCCAAGGTGATCAACATGCCCGTTAG
- a CDS encoding cytochrome ubiquinol oxidase subunit I, which produces MPVSEVVELSRLQFAITALYHFLFVPLTLGLSWLLVIMESVYVMTGKQIYKDMTQFWGKLFGINFAMGVTTGLTLEFQFGTNWSYYSHYVGDIFGVPLAVEGLMAFFLESTFVGLFFFGWKRLSKVQHVSVTFLVALGSNLSALWILVANGWMNNPVGATFNYQTMRMELDSIFSVLLNPVAQVKFVHTVSAGYVTASMFVLGVSSWYLLKRRDTEFALRSFAIAAGFGLASTLCVIVLGDESGYRTGEVQQVKLAAIESEWETAPAPAPFTIIGIPNQKEERTDYAIRVPYALGLIATRSLDEPVVGLKELMVRNEARIRNGMLAYAALQKLKQGDVTDEAKAAFDAHKQDLGYGLMLKQFTANVTDATPDQITQAAKKTIPPVAPVFFSFRLMVGLGILFLATFVLAFWFCAQRSLLLEKRRWFLRWALWAIPLPWLAAEFGWIVAEVGRQPWTIAGILPTSLSASSLTAGDLYLSIGGFVVFYTALFIIEIMLMFKYARLGPSSLHTGRYHHEQPSPDRPLGNRPLPTSTVA; this is translated from the coding sequence ATGCCCGTTAGCGAAGTCGTAGAACTGTCGCGCCTCCAGTTCGCCATCACGGCGCTTTATCACTTCCTGTTCGTCCCGCTCACGCTCGGCCTGTCCTGGCTGCTCGTCATCATGGAATCGGTCTACGTGATGACCGGCAAGCAGATCTACAAGGACATGACCCAGTTCTGGGGCAAGCTCTTCGGCATCAACTTTGCCATGGGCGTGACCACCGGTCTCACGCTCGAATTCCAGTTCGGCACCAACTGGTCGTATTACTCGCACTATGTGGGCGACATTTTCGGCGTGCCGCTCGCCGTCGAAGGCCTGATGGCGTTCTTCCTCGAATCGACCTTCGTCGGCCTGTTCTTCTTCGGCTGGAAGCGTCTCTCGAAGGTCCAGCACGTGTCCGTCACGTTCCTCGTCGCGCTCGGCTCGAACCTCTCGGCCCTGTGGATTCTGGTAGCCAACGGCTGGATGAACAATCCAGTCGGCGCGACCTTCAACTACCAGACCATGCGCATGGAGCTCGACAGCATCTTCTCCGTGCTGCTCAATCCGGTCGCGCAGGTCAAGTTCGTGCACACCGTCTCCGCCGGCTATGTAACGGCCTCGATGTTCGTGCTCGGCGTGTCGTCGTGGTATCTGCTCAAGCGCCGCGACACCGAATTCGCGCTGCGCTCGTTCGCGATTGCCGCCGGTTTCGGTCTTGCGTCCACGCTGTGCGTGATCGTACTCGGCGACGAATCCGGCTACCGCACCGGCGAAGTCCAGCAGGTCAAGCTCGCCGCGATCGAATCCGAATGGGAAACCGCCCCCGCGCCGGCCCCGTTCACGATCATCGGGATTCCGAACCAGAAGGAGGAGCGCACCGACTACGCGATCCGGGTTCCCTACGCGCTCGGCCTGATCGCCACGCGCTCGCTCGACGAACCCGTGGTCGGCCTGAAAGAGCTCATGGTGCGCAACGAGGCGCGCATCCGCAACGGCATGCTGGCCTACGCCGCGCTGCAGAAGCTCAAACAGGGCGACGTCACCGACGAAGCCAAAGCCGCCTTCGACGCGCACAAGCAGGATCTCGGCTACGGCCTGATGCTCAAGCAGTTCACCGCGAACGTCACCGACGCCACGCCCGACCAGATCACCCAGGCCGCGAAGAAAACGATCCCGCCCGTGGCGCCTGTGTTCTTCTCGTTCCGCCTGATGGTGGGCCTCGGCATCCTGTTCCTCGCGACCTTCGTGCTCGCCTTCTGGTTCTGCGCGCAGCGCTCGCTGTTGCTGGAGAAGCGCCGCTGGTTCCTGCGCTGGGCGCTGTGGGCGATTCCGCTGCCCTGGCTCGCGGCTGAATTCGGCTGGATCGTCGCTGAAGTGGGCCGCCAGCCGTGGACCATCGCGGGCATTCTGCCCACCAGCCTGTCAGCCTCGAGTCTGACCGCGGGCGACCTGTATCTGAGTATCGGCGGCTTCGTGGTGTTCTACACGGCGCTGTTCATCATCGAAATCATGCTGATGTTCAAGTACGCGCGGCTCGGTCCCTCGTCGCTGCATACGGGCCGCTATCACCACGAACAACCGTCACCGGATCGGCCGCTGGGCAACCGGCCGCTGCCGACCAGCACGGTCGCCTGA
- the cydB gene encoding cytochrome d ubiquinol oxidase subunit II yields MDYATLKLIWWVLIGVLLIGFALTDGFDMGAAILLPFIGKTDAERRIVVNTVGATWEGNQVWLITAGGAMFAAWPLVYAASFSGFYFAMLLVLFSLFFRPVGFDYRSKREDPRWRSAWDWALFVGGFVPALVFGVAFGNLLQGVPFSFDTDLRVTYHGGFFALLNPFAVLCGLVSVSMLAAHGAAFVKMKADDIVAERASLALRIASFAAVVLFLIAGALIATMIGGYQLVDAAPLDTVANPLLKSVIGAPGLWLTNYATYPWMVAAPVAGLVGGVLATLLARSRFEKSAFLATSLMIIGVILTAGFSMFPFIMPSSLDGRSSLTVWDSTSSRMTLQIMLIAVIVFLPLILIYTSWVYRVMRGKVTAAALEENRHTMY; encoded by the coding sequence ATGGATTATGCAACCCTCAAACTGATCTGGTGGGTGCTGATCGGCGTACTGCTGATCGGCTTCGCGCTCACCGACGGCTTCGACATGGGCGCGGCGATCCTGCTGCCGTTCATCGGCAAGACGGACGCCGAGCGGCGCATCGTCGTCAACACGGTGGGCGCGACCTGGGAAGGCAATCAGGTCTGGCTCATCACCGCGGGCGGCGCGATGTTCGCCGCGTGGCCGCTGGTGTACGCGGCGTCGTTCTCCGGCTTCTATTTCGCCATGCTGCTGGTGCTGTTCTCGCTGTTCTTCCGGCCGGTCGGCTTCGACTACCGCAGCAAGCGTGAAGATCCGCGCTGGCGCAGCGCGTGGGACTGGGCACTGTTCGTCGGCGGCTTCGTGCCGGCCCTGGTGTTCGGCGTCGCGTTCGGCAACCTGCTGCAAGGCGTGCCGTTCTCGTTCGATACCGACCTGCGCGTGACCTATCACGGCGGTTTCTTCGCGCTGCTCAACCCGTTCGCGGTGCTGTGCGGGCTCGTCAGCGTGTCGATGCTGGCCGCGCATGGCGCCGCCTTCGTGAAGATGAAAGCGGACGACATTGTGGCCGAGCGCGCTTCGCTCGCGCTGCGGATCGCTTCGTTCGCGGCCGTGGTGCTGTTCCTGATTGCCGGTGCGCTGATCGCCACGATGATCGGCGGCTATCAGCTGGTCGACGCCGCGCCGCTCGACACGGTCGCCAATCCGCTGCTGAAGAGCGTGATCGGCGCACCCGGCCTGTGGCTGACCAACTACGCGACCTATCCGTGGATGGTGGCCGCGCCGGTGGCCGGTCTGGTGGGCGGCGTGCTGGCCACGCTACTCGCACGCTCGCGTTTCGAGAAGAGCGCCTTTCTGGCGACCTCGCTGATGATTATCGGTGTGATCCTCACGGCGGGCTTCTCGATGTTCCCGTTCATCATGCCCTCCTCACTCGACGGCCGCAGCAGCCTCACCGTGTGGGACTCGACCTCGAGCCGCATGACGCTGCAGATCATGCTGATCGCCGTGATCGTGTTCCTGCCGCTCATCCTGATCTACACGAGCTGGGTGTATCGCGTGATGCGCGGCAAGGTGACGGCCGCGGCGCTCGAAGAGAACAGGCACACGATGTACTGA
- the cydX gene encoding cytochrome bd-I oxidase subunit CydX has protein sequence MWYFSWILGIGVALAFGIINALWLESAQPVEGTRRPDQKRV, from the coding sequence ATGTGGTATTTCAGCTGGATTCTTGGTATTGGAGTAGCGCTTGCGTTCGGCATCATCAACGCGCTTTGGCTTGAGTCAGCCCAACCGGTTGAGGGAACCAGGCGCCCTGATCAGAAACGGGTCTGA
- a CDS encoding transporter — MNTATPLAQKTTETFPLDRGYLFSASGIGREIDADSAASWLEHRNDSSGEFIWLHFHDIPAVLDSLPLQRMVSMSATFAEALREGSRSTRMTHVHEDVIAVLNDVEYDFRRQTPLQVATLWLNVSDRCLLSAHARPLRSVNQLTLAVEAGQPFLSPMALLINLLEEQADVLTGIVRTAAKTANKVDATLLTGKLPKRSSLGIIRRDLVSLRRLLAPEPAALFRLVNRPPKWAGDEDIQSLRQSAEEFSLRLRDMSGLEERIKLLEAEIANRVAEHTNRSVLILTAVTVIALPINLISGLLGMNVGGLPFRYDTRGFWIIATIAVLFTSLAAWLIFRPRRD, encoded by the coding sequence ATGAACACCGCCACGCCGTTGGCGCAGAAAACCACCGAAACCTTCCCTCTGGACCGCGGCTATCTGTTTTCAGCCAGCGGAATAGGCCGCGAGATAGACGCGGACTCCGCGGCCAGTTGGTTGGAGCATCGGAACGACAGCAGCGGGGAATTCATCTGGCTACATTTCCACGATATTCCCGCAGTGCTGGACAGTTTGCCGTTGCAGCGCATGGTGAGCATGTCGGCAACCTTCGCTGAAGCGCTCAGGGAAGGTTCCCGTTCAACCCGGATGACTCACGTGCACGAAGACGTCATTGCTGTACTCAATGACGTCGAATACGACTTCAGAAGGCAAACGCCCCTCCAGGTGGCGACGCTGTGGCTCAATGTCAGCGATCGTTGCCTGCTAAGCGCGCATGCCCGTCCGCTGCGCTCGGTCAATCAGTTGACGCTGGCTGTCGAAGCCGGTCAACCCTTTCTCAGCCCTATGGCACTCCTGATCAACCTGCTGGAAGAGCAGGCAGATGTCCTGACCGGAATTGTGCGGACGGCCGCTAAAACAGCCAATAAAGTGGATGCAACGCTGCTCACCGGAAAATTGCCGAAACGTTCGAGCCTCGGCATCATTCGCCGCGACCTGGTAAGCCTGCGACGCCTGCTGGCACCGGAGCCTGCCGCACTCTTTCGCCTCGTCAACCGGCCGCCCAAATGGGCGGGTGACGAAGACATCCAGTCGCTCCGCCAATCCGCCGAAGAGTTTTCCCTGAGACTGCGCGATATGAGCGGCCTCGAGGAGCGCATCAAGCTGCTGGAAGCGGAAATCGCCAATCGCGTGGCCGAACATACGAACAGGAGTGTGCTGATCCTCACTGCTGTCACCGTGATCGCCTTGCCGATCAACCTGATCTCCGGTTTGCTCGGAATGAACGTGGGCGGCCTGCCTTTCAGATACGATACTCGCGGATTCTGGATCATCGCCACGATCGCCGTGCTTTTCACGAGCCTCGCAGCCTGGCTGATCTTCCGCCCGAGGCGCGATTGA